Proteins encoded by one window of Lathyrus oleraceus cultivar Zhongwan6 chromosome 1, CAAS_Psat_ZW6_1.0, whole genome shotgun sequence:
- the LOC127083685 gene encoding transcription factor bHLH25, whose translation MSSHMEISSIRGLPELGGIEDPNFLHQWNNHLNSIDTNNLSASDFGDALQKHFLSNNQNFNNKTCMEASERAAKQLKNSSWNYNSSNLQTSETQYANLLSFADSNYANQLGLLKPKSEMMVCPKIDNNISTTTIANMLMNQGNLLENHQNHVFKAFQEAKDVETRPSKLSQAHDHIVAERKRREKLSQRFIALSALVPNLKKMDKASVLGEAIRYLKQMEEKVSVLEEEQKRKKTVESVVVVKKSKLCYDAEDFCSDTDDTFDETLPEIEARFCERSVLIRLHCLKNQGVIEKTVTEIEKLHLKVINSSALTFGNFTLDITIIAQMDVGFCMTLKELVRKLRSAYSSFM comes from the exons ATGAGTTCTCATATGGAAATTTCATCAATCAGAGGGTTACCAGAATTG GGAGGAATAGAGGATCCTAACTTTCTACATCAGTGGAATAATCACTTAAATTCTATTGATACAAATAACTTAAGTGCTTCTGACTTTGGAGATGCTTTACAGAAGCACTTTTTGTCAAATAATCAAAACTTCAACAACAAAACATGCATGGAAGCTTCTGAAAGAGCGGCGAAACAGCTTAAGAATAGCAGCTGGAATTACAACAGCAGTAATCTTCAAACATCAGAAACACAGTATGCGAATCTTCTTTCGTTCGCTGATTCGAATTACGCGAATCAATTGGGACTATTGAAGCCTAAGTCTGAGATGATGGTGTGTCCGAAGATCGATAATAATATTAGTACTACTACTATTGCAAACATGTTGATGAATCAAGGAAACTTGTTGGAGAATCATCAGAACCATGTGTTTAAGGCTTTTCAAGAGGCTAAAGATGTTGAGACTCGTCCTAGTAAACTTTCTCAAGCTCATGATCACATTGTAGCGGAAAGGAAGCGTCGCGAGAAGCTTAGCCAGCGATTCATCGCTCTTTCGGCTCTTGTTCCAAACCTAAAGAAG ATGGATAAAGCTTCTGTTCTTGGAGAAGCTATAAGGTACTTGAAGCAAATGGAAGAGAAAGTGAGTGTTCTTGAGGAGGAACAGAAAAGGAAGAAAACTGTGGAATCTGTTGTAGTTGTGAAGAAATCTAAACTTTGTTATGATGCTGAGGACTTTTGTTCAGATACTGATGATACATTTGATGAAACATTACCTGAAATTGAAGCAAGATTTTGTGAAAGAAGTGTTCTCATTAGACTTCACTGTTTGAAAAATCAAGGAGTTATAGAGAAAACAGTGACTGAAATTGAGAAACTTCATCTAAAAGTCATCAATAGCAGTGCCTTGACTTTTGGCAATTTCACCCTTGATATAACCATTATTGCTCAG ATGGATGTTGGATTTTGCATGACATTGAAGGAACTTGTGAGAAAGCTACGATCAGCATATTCATCTTTCATGTGA